The following proteins come from a genomic window of Archocentrus centrarchus isolate MPI-CPG fArcCen1 chromosome 3, fArcCen1, whole genome shotgun sequence:
- the lipca gene encoding hepatic triacylglycerol lipase isoform X1 translates to MFVLKVLCCLLLISHLSEGKKIKGIRAGAVETEQRAVLREREPYVSSSVFRLFLGGEDTCTLDPLQLHTLTSCGFNSSNPLIIITHGWSVDGMMESWVLRLATAVRTNLGDVNVVITDWLSLAQHHYPIAVQKTRTVGKDIAHLLQSLQEHYQYPLRNAHLIGYSLGAHISGFAGNYLTGLEKIGRITGLDPAGPLFEGMSPTDRLSPDDAEFVDAIHTFTHERMGLSVGIKQAVAHYDFYPNGGDFQPGCDLKNIYDHISQYGILGFEQTVKCAHERSVHLFIDSLLNKDKQSKAYRCSDNSAFDKGVCLDCRKNRCNTLGYDIKKVRTGTSKRLYLKTRSRMPYKLYHYQLRIQFVNQMEKIEPSLTIFLTGTKEESGDVDITFNEKISGNQTFTFLITLDRDLGELMLLNLHWEASPLWENVWNKVQTLIPWGVRERKRLLNVGKVSIKAGETQKRTSFCSMTNDGQVEASEDTAFVRCKEDRPKGRRRKAKL, encoded by the exons ATGTTTGTGCTCAAAGTCTTGTGTTGTTTACTTTTAATCAGTCACCTCAGTGAGGGAAAGAAAATCAAAGGAATCAGAGCAG GTGCAGTGGAAACAGAGCAGAGGGCTGtcctgagggagagagagccGTATGTCAGCAGTTCAGTCTTCAGGCTGTTTTTAGGAGGGGAGGACACCTGCACACTGGACCCTCTGCAGCTGCACACTCTCACCTCCTGTGGCTTCAACAGCAGTAATcccctcatcatcatcactcaTGGGTGGTCG GTGGATGGTATGATGGAGAGCTGGGTGCTGAGGTTAGCCACAGCTGTCAGGACAAATCTTGGAGATGTAAATGTGGTGATCACCGACTGGTTATCGCTGGCCCAGCACCACTACCCGATAGCAGTGCAGAAAACCCGCACTGTTGGAAAAGACATAGCTCACCTGCTGCAGTCACTTCAG GAGCACTACCAGTACCCACTTAGAAACGCTCATTTGATTGGCTATAGCCTTGGTGCTCACATCTCCGGATTTGCTGGGAACTATCTGACAGGTTTGGAGAAGATTGGAAGAATTACtg GTCTTGATCCAGCGGGGCCGCTGTTTGAAGGCATGTCCCCCACAGACAGACTGTCTCCTGATGATGCTGAATTTGTGGATGCCATCCACACTTTCACCCATGAGCGTATGGGCCTCAGTGTGGGAATCAAGCAAGCTGTGGCCCACTATGACTTTTACCCCAATGGAGGAGATTTCCAACCAGGGTGTGACCTGAAAAACATTTATGACCACATATCCCAGTACGGGATTCTCG GTTTTGAGCAAACGGTGAAATGTGCTCACGAGCGGTCTGTCCACCTCTTCATTGACTCTCTGCTCAATAAAGACAAGCAGAGCAAGGCCTACAGGTGCAGTGACAACAGCGCTTTCGATAAAGGGGTCTGTCTGGACTGCCGGAAAAATCGTTGTAACACACTCGGCTATGATATCAAGAAAGTCCGCACAGGCACCAGCAAAAGGCTCTACCTGAAAACACGATCTCGGATGCCTTACAAAC tgTATCATTACCAGTTGAGGATCCAGTTTGTCAATCAGATGGAGAAGATTGAGCCCTCTCTTACGATCTTTCTCACGggaacaaaagaagaaagtggAGATGTGGACATCACCTT CAATGAAAAAATTTCAGGCAATCAAACCTTTACCTTCCTGATCACCCTGGACAGAGACTTGGGGGAACTGATGTTGCTCAATTTGCACTGGGAGGCATCTCCTCTGTGGGAAAATGTGTGGAACAAGGTGCAGACCCTCATTCCTTGGGGAGTTCGGGAGAGAAAAAGACTTCTGAATGTGGGCAAAGTCAGCATCAAAGCAGGCGAAACACAGAAGAG GACATCTTTTTGTTCCATGACAAATGATGGACAAGTCGAAGCATCTGAAGATACTGCGTTTGTACGCTGTAAGGAAGACAGACCAAAAGGGCGTAGAAGAAAGGCCAAGTTATAA
- the lipca gene encoding hepatic triacylglycerol lipase isoform X2 gives MFVLKVLCCLLLISHLSEGKKIKGIRAVETEQRAVLREREPYVSSSVFRLFLGGEDTCTLDPLQLHTLTSCGFNSSNPLIIITHGWSVDGMMESWVLRLATAVRTNLGDVNVVITDWLSLAQHHYPIAVQKTRTVGKDIAHLLQSLQEHYQYPLRNAHLIGYSLGAHISGFAGNYLTGLEKIGRITGLDPAGPLFEGMSPTDRLSPDDAEFVDAIHTFTHERMGLSVGIKQAVAHYDFYPNGGDFQPGCDLKNIYDHISQYGILGFEQTVKCAHERSVHLFIDSLLNKDKQSKAYRCSDNSAFDKGVCLDCRKNRCNTLGYDIKKVRTGTSKRLYLKTRSRMPYKLYHYQLRIQFVNQMEKIEPSLTIFLTGTKEESGDVDITFNEKISGNQTFTFLITLDRDLGELMLLNLHWEASPLWENVWNKVQTLIPWGVRERKRLLNVGKVSIKAGETQKRTSFCSMTNDGQVEASEDTAFVRCKEDRPKGRRRKAKL, from the exons ATGTTTGTGCTCAAAGTCTTGTGTTGTTTACTTTTAATCAGTCACCTCAGTGAGGGAAAGAAAATCAAAGGAATCAGAGCAG TGGAAACAGAGCAGAGGGCTGtcctgagggagagagagccGTATGTCAGCAGTTCAGTCTTCAGGCTGTTTTTAGGAGGGGAGGACACCTGCACACTGGACCCTCTGCAGCTGCACACTCTCACCTCCTGTGGCTTCAACAGCAGTAATcccctcatcatcatcactcaTGGGTGGTCG GTGGATGGTATGATGGAGAGCTGGGTGCTGAGGTTAGCCACAGCTGTCAGGACAAATCTTGGAGATGTAAATGTGGTGATCACCGACTGGTTATCGCTGGCCCAGCACCACTACCCGATAGCAGTGCAGAAAACCCGCACTGTTGGAAAAGACATAGCTCACCTGCTGCAGTCACTTCAG GAGCACTACCAGTACCCACTTAGAAACGCTCATTTGATTGGCTATAGCCTTGGTGCTCACATCTCCGGATTTGCTGGGAACTATCTGACAGGTTTGGAGAAGATTGGAAGAATTACtg GTCTTGATCCAGCGGGGCCGCTGTTTGAAGGCATGTCCCCCACAGACAGACTGTCTCCTGATGATGCTGAATTTGTGGATGCCATCCACACTTTCACCCATGAGCGTATGGGCCTCAGTGTGGGAATCAAGCAAGCTGTGGCCCACTATGACTTTTACCCCAATGGAGGAGATTTCCAACCAGGGTGTGACCTGAAAAACATTTATGACCACATATCCCAGTACGGGATTCTCG GTTTTGAGCAAACGGTGAAATGTGCTCACGAGCGGTCTGTCCACCTCTTCATTGACTCTCTGCTCAATAAAGACAAGCAGAGCAAGGCCTACAGGTGCAGTGACAACAGCGCTTTCGATAAAGGGGTCTGTCTGGACTGCCGGAAAAATCGTTGTAACACACTCGGCTATGATATCAAGAAAGTCCGCACAGGCACCAGCAAAAGGCTCTACCTGAAAACACGATCTCGGATGCCTTACAAAC tgTATCATTACCAGTTGAGGATCCAGTTTGTCAATCAGATGGAGAAGATTGAGCCCTCTCTTACGATCTTTCTCACGggaacaaaagaagaaagtggAGATGTGGACATCACCTT CAATGAAAAAATTTCAGGCAATCAAACCTTTACCTTCCTGATCACCCTGGACAGAGACTTGGGGGAACTGATGTTGCTCAATTTGCACTGGGAGGCATCTCCTCTGTGGGAAAATGTGTGGAACAAGGTGCAGACCCTCATTCCTTGGGGAGTTCGGGAGAGAAAAAGACTTCTGAATGTGGGCAAAGTCAGCATCAAAGCAGGCGAAACACAGAAGAG GACATCTTTTTGTTCCATGACAAATGATGGACAAGTCGAAGCATCTGAAGATACTGCGTTTGTACGCTGTAAGGAAGACAGACCAAAAGGGCGTAGAAGAAAGGCCAAGTTATAA